A region of the Sphaeramia orbicularis unplaced genomic scaffold, fSphaOr1.1, whole genome shotgun sequence genome:
acctggtcgtcatagcgatgcggtgcgttacttccgtgtcggctgctcagagttgctgataaactcactcgttgcctgttgtctggtctgaatgtttccgtcttccaccacagactgaagctcctggaccgaccctggtctagttcatctgttctcatgtggattcatGGACCCACAGGTTTACTGTCCACTAACACATCTGTTTacgtaaaagggcggggcacagaaaactgtctgaccaatcagtggtctgcagtgtttatacatcacagtttagtatctggtccccagtcctggaacctcagcagaggtgagaccaaagaactagtaccaggtaccagatcccaggtcctttttcgtaatggaaacgcaaaaaggccgagtcgagccgagccgataccacgcagtggaaacgggacATATGGTCACATGACACAACCCCAGTACTGAGCATGTGCTGTCCCCTCCAGGTTGATCACCTGCGGAACGGTCGAGGAGAAGATCTACCGGCGCCAGGTGTTCAAAGACTCTCTGATCAGACAGAACACCGGAGACAAGAAGAACCCGTTCCGCTACTTCAGTAAACAGGATCTGAAGGAGCTGTTCACCCTGGAGGACGTGGACCGGTCCAGGACCCAGATGCAGCTTCAGGACCTGCACTCCAGACACCGTCGCACCGACCCCCAGCTGGACCGACACATTGCTCACCTTCACACCATGCGCATGTTCGGCATCTCTGACCACGACCTCATGTTCTCCGTAAACGTAAACCGCGACGACGAGGCCGTGGAGGACCAGGAGGAGCACTGTTACATCGAAGGCCGGGTCCAGAAGGCCCAGGAGCTGATGGAGGCCGAGTCTGAGCTGCAGGTGCAGCTGGCCCGGAGCGTGGCCTCCAACACAGAAGCCGCCTGGCTCCAGCAACCGGTGGACCAGAGCAAAACCAGGAACCTGAAGTCCAGTCCTGACCAAACCAAGACCAGGAACCTGAGGTCCAGTCCTGCTTTTCCACCAAATGTAAATCGATCGGCAAATGTGGAAGAGCTGAACCAGTCTAGATCTGGAGCCAGGGGTGTTGAAGAGAGTCTGAGTGAGGAGGTGATGGACCTGACTCAAGCCCAGAGTCCGACAGACCAACCAGACCTGGACTCTCCAAAACCACAGAGGAAGGAGAGCGGTTACGTGGAAGGAGATTCCTCAGCAAGTCCGAAGCTGTTTGAGGAAAGTTCGGTTCTGTCTGGAGATACCGAAGCCACCCGGGAACCAGCTGACCCCAACGAACCCAGAAACCCACAATCCAGTCCCGCGCATCCGCGAAACGGATCAGGACACGTGGAAGAGCCGGACAAGTCTGCGACAAACCACCAGACCCTGAGAGAAGACGTGATCGAAATATCTGATGACAACGATCCAAAGAAACAACCAGGCCTGGACCACAACAGTTCAGTGGAGTCCCCGGTGGTCCTAGAGGTCACCAAACCAGGGTCGTCTATGGTTGTGGACCCTGAAGCAGATGAAGAGGCCGTGGAAGACGGAGACCCAAGTGTGGTGTGGGTTAAAGCAAATGACACCAAGGAGCACCTGAACGGAACCTCCCAAAAGGACAAGTCCATCACAGACTGCGCTGACGTCTGTCCTTTCCAGAACCAAAGTCTGTCCCTGTTCCAAACGTCCTGTTCTGGCTCCAGAGCCGACACGTCGTCCACGGAGAACCCGGGTCTGGAGTCCTTTGAGGGCTTTAATCTACAGCTGGAGGACAGCGACGGGGACCACGTCCAGGACGACGACCGAGCTGAAGACGAGCAGAGGAAGCTGCTGCTTCAGCTCCAGGCCGACGGAAGCTTCGACGTTCAGAAGTCGCTCTCGGAGAGACGGCACAACGGAACGCACGACGTCTGTGAAATGGACACCTCGGCAAACGATTCGGTGGTGGCCTTTAAGAAGAAGAGAACAGCCGTCATTTCCGACAGCGACGATGAAGAGGACGAGGATCAGCAGTTTCAGCGATCCTTTCAGCTGCTCAGAGCGTCCACTCCAAAGTCCACACCCGTCCGATCCAGGAAGAGCGTCGGAGGGAACACATCTGTGGCCTCGCGTCGCTCCTTCATCCTGTCCATCATTGATGACATGGAAAACCAGGACGAGCTGATGAGTTCCACCGAGGCTGAAGAAGAGAACGCCTTAGGTCTGATGCGCGACGAGCCGTCCGGGGAGACGTTAAACACCGAGGACGACCGAGAGGACGACCGAGAGGACGACCAAGAGGACGACCGAGAGGAGTCGACCGCAGAAGAAGAGCTGGAATCCACGGAGATGATGGAGCGGTGCGCAGCGGAGGAGGCCTCGtcagacctggtcccagagtcCCAGGACTACGAGGGTCTGGTGAGCAGAGGACGATCCTTTCGCAGCGGTGGGAAACTGGAGGAGGCGCTCAGCTGTTTCCTGAAAGCTGTGGACATCAGACCTGGAGACTCGGAGCTCCAGCTGACGGTCATCCACCTGTTCCAACAACTGAGCCGCAGGTGAACTGGGATCAGAACCCGGTCCAGGACTCTTATGCTGGACTAAAGGATGACTAGAACAGATACAAACCGGCAGAAACCGACCCACCAGTTTCAGACCGTGACTCTGGTTTCAGCTCAAACCTCCATGTGTTAAATATGTTTCAATATTAAAAGTTCCTCCGCACCTGAACCTTTGAACCTTTGACTGTTTCTTCAGGAGTTCCTGCTGAACTTCAGGTTCTCATGTGTgttctttaaccctccagtatcccgtccaccaaggcccttactgaacaccaagtgtgcctttttcacacacttgtgcaATAATGTCTATAAGCAAATGTTGGAAGCCCTTGTAGAATGCACTGCTCAGACCATCGGGCCCCGGTGACTTCTCTGACTGAAGACTCTGAAGAGCAAAGAGTGCTTCCTCCTCAGTGATGGGTGCATTCACTTCAGATCTTTGAGCCTCACAGATAGTAGGTAGATTTAAATCCTTGAAAAATAGTTCCATTTCTTTAAGTGCATCTTCTGATTTATCTGATTCATACAGCTGTGAATAAAAGTGTTGTTAATATGTACGTTATCATAATGTCTAGCACCGTTTCCATCCACAACAGAAACTATCGTTTGGGGTCCTGATTTAGATTTAATGAGACGACACAAATATGTGCTGGGTGTATCACCTTGTTCATATAACCTCTGCTTTGAGAAAAGAAGAACAGTTTCGAGTTAACCAGGTGTCCAACGCAGCCTGTGTCGCACATTTTCTTTGAAGCAGTAGGGGGTCGATAGATCTGCTGAGTGGTTTCTTAATATCCTCCAAGTCTTTTTCAAGTTTTCGTTGCTGCTCTGttcatttctgtctttttgtaGCTGCATAGGCTATGATTAGTCCCCGTATATAAGCTGTAGACCTTTCCCACAGGAAAGAGGGCTTATTGGTCGATTGCAGGTTGGCAGCAAAGAAAAGTTTAAATTCACTATGCAGATATGAAACAAATGTCTCATCTTTTAGAAAATAATCacatttgtaatggaaacaaaccatttttttgatgcaaaaaacacatttttttttcagtatacataaaaagtggatcacatattagattttttcatcctggcatatgtctatgatgaactccaacatcggttaatttgcattattattatttttggcgctaggtcaaatgttcaaaaatactagcatctgtcaccaagtgtgcgtaaaatgcacacctataaatcaaactattaaatattatatattgatttattatttctggtgtaatttgattttatttttgtaaatcatcataataatcattcagtttacattatttttcacctttaaaccagggctgtcaaacatgcgtcccaccaaaggctccagttcggcccctgggatgtttttgccaagtgcaaaacttccactgtcttgaattaagcaaaaaaattttgcttgaattaaggaaaaaatcttgaattaagcccaaaaaaatcttcaattaagtaaaaaaaaaaatcatgaattaagcccaaaaaaatgtagcattaacaacttaaaatgtttgtctttgttttagtgcaaaaaatcacattaaatgatgaaaatctttccatttccaaactctcctgtaccaataaaatgtgactaacctgaacaaatgtgtccaacctgaaatgtctgtattaaattcagtccagtttgaactcttttcttcctgttcctcagtgtttagtgtctttggagatctgatccagaatgcacatggactaatgagaagtggaggaataatgttgttaaaattgcactaaattttcttatgttttttaatttaaatttcagttttttcagttgttgtttttttttttgggggggggggggggtagtttataaaagtaagtattttcataatttaatgtttttttttttttttacactaaaacaaggacaaaaatgtgcagttgtcattatttatagtttattctgttcttctttcactggtccggcccactgcagatcagattcagctgaatatggaactgaacgaacaggagttggacagccctggttttaatgatctcttttcatcatgatgtcactacattttttaatgcaaaaaaatgttatttatttatttgttttcaaaatactacataaacattggattacatattagattttttcagcctggcatatgtcaatgatttacTCTAACATTAACaaggttaataaattaatttagcgcctcccctctcaaatgaagaaCAGATCtgagtaaaagcaggatttaaaaACAGGGGTTCTAATGtcagaaatagtgcattttatgcACTCTGGCCGACAGATGacagtctggtcattttcttttgtttataatgtgcacatttgagttggtggacagaattttaaagatcatgaacaactgctgaattctaaccttatttaaattgtgaaaaataatatgaagttttttaacacacaGTGAAAAGTGTGCCtgaaaagcacacctggataccagttTAAGATACAGATGCACCTGAACGCCTCCTGTTCTTCAGATGCACCTGAACGCCTCCTGTTCTACAGATGCACCTGAACGCCTCCTGTTCTACAGATGCACCTGAACGCCTCCTGTTCTTCAGATGCACCTGAACGCCTCCTGTTCTACAGATGCACCTGAACGCCTCCTGTTCTTCAGATGCACCTGAACGCCTCCTGTTCTACAGATGCACCTGAACGCCTCCTGTTCTACAGATGCACCTGAACGCCTCCTGTTCTTCAGATGCACCTGAACGCCTGCTGTTCTACAGATGCACCTGAACGCCTCCTGTCCTTCAGCCAATCGGTGACCAGGGTTAAAGTCTGCGTGTGATTGGCTGAGGCGTCCTTTCACCTTGTCTGCTGTTTTACCGACAGATGGCGTTGACGTCCTGTGCGCAGGCTCCGCCTCCTGTCAGGCACCAGGAcgtcaatacacacacacacacttcctgttGGACCGACCggatttcacaataaaagcacaaacACACTTTGTTAAGAGTAAAGTTAGAGCCATAAAACACACTACATATAAAAAACCCCCACATTATATacccataaaaacacacacacacacacactatatatatatatatatatatatatatatatatatatatatatatgtgtgtgtgtgtgtgtatatatatatatatatgtgtgtgtgtgtatatatatgtgtgtgtgtgtatatacatacatacatatatatgtatgtatatatatatatatatatatatatatatatatatatatatatatatatatgtgtgtgtgtgtgtgtgtgtgtgtgtatgtatgtatatggtgTGTTGAAACCCAAGTGGCTCAGTCACAGGTTTCAGGGATTATTGTcgcttatacttttttttttttttttttttttttgtctgtctttaaCATGACCCGGACCAGAAATAAACCCGGGTTGAACCGGTTCCGTCTGGTCtgggggcttttattttgaaggtctccACCGGAAGTGGACCAGGATTCCTCAGACATGGACGCGCTGTGATCCGGGTCTGGATCAGGGATCAGGCGGACTCACTTTAGACCTGGTTTACACTTTAGTCCGGACTGTAGTGGACCATCAGAAGGACGGGACGCACCCGGACCAGGGTCAGAACCGGGATCAGaaccaggatcaggatcaggatcaggatcatgGCTCGACCGAAGAAGAAAAGCAGCGCCCTGGTTTGTGTATGAGGCCGAAGACACACGAAGAAGAGACACACTGACCCGGGACAGAGCCGGGTCCACGGCAGGGGGACCCACAGCAACCAGGACTCGGTGTGATCCGGATGAGATGGGAGCTGTGGTTGTGGGTCTGGTTCTGCTGTTGATCTGCGGAAAGTCTGACTGCAGAGGTGAGAACCTGAACGCATCACGTCCACCCAGAGCCAGAGCGGGTCACCGGGGTCCGgaaaaaggggggtgggggggttaccgGAAGGTACCTGGGCTCACGGTGAGACCCGGAACTCCGGTTCAGACCCAGAGCTTGTGTTCAGATGATTGACAGGTTTCAGAGAGTTGGATTTAATGACTTCACTGTGATACGTTCACGGTCCGACGGAGGCGACGAGTGTGAAATAAGAActatgtaaatatatttaaaatacagcaaaaaagaaCCAGAGTACATGTACATAGAAGTAAAGTAACACACATTTATAagttaaatacacacacacacacacacacacacacacatatatatatatatatatatatatatatatatatatatatatatatatgtgtgtgtgtgtgcgtatgtatatgtatgtatatatatatatatgtgtgtacatatgtatatgtatgtatgt
Encoded here:
- the ercc6l gene encoding DNA excision repair protein ERCC-6-like: MEGEVTEISDRLNKSLSMNTDGDMDCYNRLVQEAKDVARAGDMMKALELFKEAFECQPSEKLRGRIQRIEAFLAENDSEDEDDEEFVDVDHSGLMLFKELHDKLYEYQREGVAFLYSLYRDGRKGGILADDMGLGKTIQVIAFLSGMYDGELLKHALLIVPTSLITNWTKEFSKWTPGMRVKEFHGTSTRDRTRNLEKVQRRGGVLITTYSMLLHNWQDLASHQGREFCWDYVILDEAHKIKSTTTKTAKCASSIPSKNRVLLTGTPVQNNLQEMWALFNFACQGALLGTAKTFKTEYENPITRARMKDATPGEKALGLRMSENLQSIIAPYFLRRTKAHVQKNKTRDTHPPQKENSDSPDPQVSDPPGTFRASMPTLTRKNDLIVWTYLSEVQESIYRQFISLDHIQELLMTSRSPLAQLTILKKLCDHPRLLSAGAMAKLGLDQSQGHEADVHGIDNVPDQTLISESGKLVFLVELLERLREEGHRTLVFAHYRKILDMIERILKNRGFRVVRMDGSILQKEERERRIALFQTDQRYSVFLLTTQVGGVGITLTAADRVVIYDPSWNPATDAQAVDRAYRIGQTENVIIYRLITCGTVEEKIYRRQVFKDSLIRQNTGDKKNPFRYFSKQDLKELFTLEDVDRSRTQMQLQDLHSRHRRTDPQLDRHIAHLHTMRMFGISDHDLMFSVNVNRDDEAVEDQEEHCYIEGRVQKAQELMEAESELQVQLARSVASNTEAAWLQQPVDQSKTRNLKSSPDQTKTRNLRSSPAFPPNVNRSANVEELNQSRSGARGVEESLSEEVMDLTQAQSPTDQPDLDSPKPQRKESGYVEGDSSASPKLFEESSVLSGDTEATREPADPNEPRNPQSSPAHPRNGSGHVEEPDKSATNHQTLREDVIEISDDNDPKKQPGLDHNSSVESPVVLEVTKPGSSMVVDPEADEEAVEDGDPSVVWVKANDTKEHLNGTSQKDKSITDCADVCPFQNQSLSLFQTSCSGSRADTSSTENPGLESFEGFNLQLEDSDGDHVQDDDRAEDEQRKLLLQLQADGSFDVQKSLSERRHNGTHDVCEMDTSANDSVVAFKKKRTAVISDSDDEEDEDQQFQRSFQLLRASTPKSTPVRSRKSVGGNTSVASRRSFILSIIDDMENQDELMSSTEAEEENALGLMRDEPSGETLNTEDDREDDREDDQEDDREESTAEEELESTEMMERCAAEEASSDLVPESQDYEGLVSRGRSFRSGGKLEEALSCFLKAVDIRPGDSELQLTVIHLFQQLSRR